The genomic DNA ATATCAGCCTCTCAGGTGTAAATAAATAGGCAGGCACATTTTTCATCTGCTGCGGGAAGCCGGGAAGCCCGTGGCATTTCTTTGTTTGTGTTATAATCCAAACAGGGAGGTGTCCCATGCAGACAATATCCATTAAGAGCAGTTCTTCGGAGAAAATTATACCTTTGCTAACCAATGCTTTGGACAGAGAAAAGCGTATCATCGCGGGCAGCCTGAAAAAGACAAGTGAAAAAATAGATTCATTGGCAAAGTCCCTTTCTGTTGATATTGATAAGCTTGTGGCAGGCGAGGTGGAACATACCGAAGCAAATGATATGAAACTTGTAGAGCTTGAGGGAGAACTGAAAATTCTAAGACATCTTGAGGATGAACTTAAGGAACTTGAATCTCTTGAGATATGCAGATAAAGGATTATCTCGGTGAAATTCTCAGTAAAGTTGCGGCAAATCCTTATGTAGAATCACAAAACATTTCCTTTGAAGAACGCCCGCCGGATACCGCATATATAACAGGCATTATTACCTTTATTGACAGTTCCAGATTGCACATTAAGGAATTTCTTATTTTCAAATCAGAAGCTGTAAATATTTTGATGTATGGATATAACTACTCATCTAAAGATGATAGGCTAATCTTTAGATATGATAACGCATTAGACCCCAAAGTTAGAGGAGTATCCACTTATCCCGAACATAAGCATACACCGGCCGGATTGGTTTCTGCCAGGAAGCCGGCATTGGATGAAGTGCTAAGAGAAATCACTGAATCGATAACGCTGAGATAACTCAAAGCTGTTACAATTTTGTGATGGGAAAATGTTATAATTTCTCAGGCTGCGGGTGTAACTCAGTGGTAGAGTGTCAGCTTCCCAAGCTGGAGGTCGCGGGTTCGAATCCCGTCGCCCGCTCCATAAATAATTAATTCTTAACGCATTGATGTGCAAAACAGGTATGCTTTTTGCTTTACATGATGATGCCTCTGTGATAAAATCTTAATTATGAAAAAGAAAGTGCTGCTGCTTATTTCTCTTTTTTTACTTTCTCTTGTGTTTCTGTTTTTTGGCAATAACAGGGGGCTGGATAAGGCTCTGCTGCTCAAAGGAGGTTCTTTTTTAGAGGGCTTGAAAATTATCCATAAAAAAAATGGAACCAGCATGTGGACGCTCAATGCCAGCAGGGCTGATATTATAGAAGGCAGTGACAGGGTAAAGCTTAACGACGTAGTTTTGAGGGTTGAAAATAAAGACATGACAATATACTCGCCGGAGGGATTTTATAATATGGAAAGCAGAGACCTGACTCTGAATGGAAAGATAAAGGCGGTTTCAAAGGGATATACAATTATAACCGAATCTGTGGAGTGGAACCAGTCTAAGGGAGAGATTAAGACGAAAGAGGCTGTGAAGATTGAGAGCAAGAAATTTAATGTTGAAGGAGTCGGCATGGAGGCTGATTCAGAACAGAAAGTGAGGATACTGAAAGATGTTAAAGCAACTTTTTTTCGTTAGTTTTTTTATTTGCATTGTTCTGGCTGGCAGTATATTTGCCGAGGAGAAAACAGAACAGATAAAAGGGCCCATATTAATAACTTCGCAGACACTTTTGTCGGACAATAAGGCTCGTACTGCCCTTTTTGAAGGCTCTGTCGTTGCAAAGACTGAAAATATGACGCTTTACTCTGATAAGATGCTTGTTTATTATGCGGAAGGGACCGGCAATGTGACAAAAATAGATGCAGAGGGCAGTGTGAAGCTCGTTAAAATAGGCCTTGTTGTTACATCAAAGGTTGCAAACTATTTCGCAGATGAGGAAAAGATCATCTTTACCGGTGAGCCGAAGGCAGTACAGAAAGGCGATATTATTACAGGGACAAAAATGACATACTGGATGAAAGATGACCGTTCTTTTGTGGAGAACAGCAGGGTATTGCTTGAAAATAAAAAAGGGAAATAGATGCATATTCTTGAAGTAAAGGAAATCACAAAAAACTACGGCAAAAGATGCGTTGTAAGAAATCTCAGCTTATACGTAACCACAGGCGAGATTGTCGGCCTGCTCGGTCCAAACGGAGCAGGTAAGACGACAACGTTTTATATGATTGTCGGAATGATAAAGCCTGAAAACGGCAGTATTTTCCTTGACGGCGAGGATATCGGCCAACTCCCGATGTATCAGAAGGCGCGCAGGGGAATAGGCTATCTCCCGCAGGAACCGTCCATATTCAGAAAGCTTACGGTAAGGGATAATTTGAGGGCCGTGCTTGAGATAAAAGGGTATCCTGATGCAGATATTGCCGGCATGGTGGAGGACCTGCTTGATGAGTTCAATCTCAGGGGGTTTGCAGACAGGAATGGTTACAGGCTTTCAGGCGGGGAACGAAGAAGGACAGAGATAGCAAGGGCGCTTGCGCTGAAACCTACGTTTATACTTTTTGATGAACCATTTACAGGCATTGACCCGATTGCGATAATAGAGCTTAAGAAAATGCTAACCTATCTTAAGAATAAAGGTCTCGGCATACTTATAACAGACCATAATGTGAGGGATACGCTTTCAATAACGGACAGGGCCTACATAATAAATAACAGCGAAGTGCTTGCAGAGGGCGCTCCTGAAACGATAATCGCTAACCCTCAGGTAAAAGAGGCATATCTTGGAGAGGAATTCAGGCTTTAATGGCGCTTGAGCATAAATTAAGTCTTAGGCTTTCTCAAAAACTTATTCTTACCCCTCAACTACAGCTTGCAATAAGGCTTTTGCAGATGCCCCTAATTGAGCTGTCGCAAACTCTTGCGCAGGAACTCGTTGAGAATCCGTTTCTGGAAGATGTGCAGGAAGAAAATGCAGGTGAAGAATTTGCAGAAGAAGAGAGAGAGACTGCGGAGGCTGACTCCGAGCTGCCCGGAGACGATGCAGAGTCTCCCCTTGAAAAGATGATATTGGGTTCAGCCGACTTTAGTGTTGATGAATATTTTGAAGAGAGGAGCAGTGATGGAAGAGACCTTGGATATTTCGGGCAGGGGACGAATACCCCGGTTTCTTTTGAGCAATTTGCGAGCAAAACTCCTGATATTTATGACCATCTTCTGTGGCAGTTGAGGTTGTCCGATGTCGGAGAGGACATCAAATTTATAGGAGAATATGCAATAGGCAATATAGATGAGAACGGCTATCTCACAGCTACGGATGAGGAAATCGCAGCAAGCACAAATGAGAATATCCTTAACGTAAAGAAGGCTGTTGATGTCGTACAGGGCTTTGATCCGCCGGGTATAGGCGCAAGAGACCTTAAGGAGTGTATGATACTCCAGCTGAAGCTGTTGGGACTTGCCGGAAGTCTTGCTGAGAGAATTGTTTTGAACAACATGGAGGAGCTTAAAAAAAAGAACTATCAGCAGATAGCTCGGCTATGCAATACTTCAGTTGATGAAGTGCTGGCTGCTGTTAAGGTCATTGAGGGTTTGGAGCCGAGGCCGGCAAGGAATTTTTTTAGTACTAATACCGATTATGTTATACCCGATGTATTTGTGGTTAAGACTGATGAGGGATATCAGATTGTTCTGAATGAGGAAAGACTGCCGAAACTGAAAATAAACAGCTACTATAAAAAACTCCTGCTTCAGAAGAATTCTTTTTCAAGAGAGGAAAGGCAATTCCTTGATGAAAAATTGCGCTCTGCCTCATGGCTGTTAAAAAGCCTTGATCAGAGAAATAGGACGATATACAGGGTGACAGAGAGCATAATTAATTTTCAGCGCGATTTTTTTGACAGAGGCGTCCAGTATATGAAGCCTTTGAACCTCAAAAATGTTGCGGTTGAACTCAGCCTGCACGAAAGCACTATCAGCAGGGTTACGTCCAATAAGTATCTGTCCTGCGGATATGGGGTTTTTTGTCTTAAGTTTTTTTTCTGCAGCGCTCTGCAGAGCGATACGGGATCAGTCTCCTCCACCTCTGTAAAAGACCTGATAAAGAGGATAGTATCAGAGGAAGACCACAGGAAGCCGTTGAGCGACCAGCGTATCGTTGAGCTGCTTAAAAGCCAAAACATAGTAATAGCAAGGAGAACAATCGCAAAATACAGAGATGAGCTTAAAGTGCCGTCTCAGAATCAGAGAAAGAGATCAGACTAAAAGGGGGATAATTATGAATATAATAGTCAATGGGAGGCATCTGGATTTAACTCCGGCGCTTAAGAATTATGCGGAAGAGAAGATTAAAAAGTTTGAGCGGTATTCTTCAAATATCACCGAGGCAGTTGTGACTCTCAGCATAGAAAAATACAGGCATAAGGCAGAGGTGCTGCTGAAAGCTAATGGAGTTATGATACAGGCAGAGGGAGTCACCGCTGAAATCTATTCTTCGATAGATGAAGTGGTTGAAAAACTCGAGAAGCAGGTAAAGAAGTATAAGGAAAAACTTGTATCCCACAGAAAAGGCGAGGGGAAGAATATAGAGGAGGCATCACAGGAAGCGCCGCAGGAAACAGGCGGGATTATAAAGAGGAAGCGGTTTGACATGAAACCCATGGGGTCTGATGAGGCGGTAATGCAGATGGAACTCATCGACAAGGATTTTTTTGTTTTCACCAATGAAGTGAGCGGCGATATCAATGTTGTGTACCGCAGGCGCGATGGAAACTTCGGGCTCATAGAACCTGTGAAATAAAAAATGATGCAGGATACAACTCCCCTAAAGGGGGGTATCATGCGTCACGCGTCAGGTATCGTATATCTTGTATGAAATTGAAACTGACAATAGTTATAATCACCGGCCTTTCAGGCTCGGGGAAGACTGTTGCATTAAGGGCGCTTGAGGACAGCGGTTTTTTTTGTGTTGATAACCTTCCTGTCACGCTTATTAATTTATTTGTATCCAGGCTGCCAAAGAAAGGCAATATAACGAAAATAGGAGTCGGCATTGACATAAGAGAGCAGGCATTTCTCTCAAGCATGAATTCTGCGCTGTGGCTTCTGAAGAAGAAATACAGAACTGAAATCGTATTCCTCGAGGCGGAGAAAGGTATTCTTGTAAGGAGATTCAAAGAGACAAGAAGGCCGCATCCTTTGTCGTCAGGCAGCGCTGACCTTGACGCCTCCATAGAGAAAGAAAAAGAAATGCTTCTGCCCCTCAGAAGAGAGGCTGACAGGGTTATAGATACATCATCTTACACGCCCCATCAACTGAGGCATCTGATTACTTCGTTATACAGCAATACAAGGAAGTCCAGGGCAATGGCATTAACGTTTATATCTTTCGGGTATAAGTTTGGTGTTCCCCAGAACATTGACCTTCTCTTTGATGTGAGGTTTATTCCAAATCCAAACTTCATACCTGAACTCAAGGAACTGCGGGGGATAGACCATGCTGTTAAAAAATTTATTTTTGAGAAACCTCAGACGAAAGAATTTATCAAGAGGCTGAAGGGGCTTCTTGATTTTCTCATCCCGCTCTATATAAAAGAGGGCAAGGCGTATCTTACTGTCGGTATCGGATGCACGGGGGGACGGCATCGTTCTCCTGCGATAACCGAAAAAATAGCAATGCTTATAAAAAAACATCCTGTTGAGATTAGCGCTGTACATCGTGACATATAAGCAAAAGAAAATCGGGAAATAACGTGTTATGTGGCATGTGAGGGGGAAAGATGTTTAGGTGCTTTAAAGTCTTGATTATCTTTGCTGTTCTTCTTGGTGTTTTATATCTTGGACATGGGCTTATCCTCGGGAAGGCAGGGAAATACCTGTATTATAAGGATGAACTCAAGCCGGCCGATGTCATAGTTGTGCTTGCAGGTGAAGAAACTGAGAGGGTTGAGCACGGAGTAAAACTTTTTAAAGAAGGATGGTCAAGAAAGGACAGGATGATACTGACAGGAGGGCCGCTTGTCTGGAAATATACATGGGCAACTCTTATGCAGGAACATGCTGTGCATCTCGGTGTGCCAAAGAGTGCAATCCTGCTTGCGGATAAATCAAAGACTACGGAAGAAGACGCGCTATTTACAAAAGAGCTAATGGATAAGCACGGATATAAATCATGCATAATTGTCACTTCTCCTTATCACAGCAGAAGGGCCTTGAAAATATTTAAGAGGGGCATGGGCGATAAGATAAAGATAATAAGCGCGCCTGCCGAGGAGAGCTGGTTTAGGTTTGATGAGTGGTGGAAGAGGGAAAGAGACAGGGCGAGAGTCCTGGATGAATATTCTAAGTTTATATGGCTGTTGATTTTTGGATTTAAAAATGAGGCGCCAGCCTGAAACGGAGGGGGTGAACTGACGTGGGAATTTCTAAAGAACTTCTGGAGATTCTTGCATGCCCGGCTTGCAAGAATGAAGTGCATCTGACAGAGGACGGGAAATGGCTGGTTTGCAGCCGGTGCAAACTTAAATATCCGGTAAGGGAAGATATTCCGGTAATGCTTATTGATAAAGCAGAGCCACTTGAGGAATAAGATACTAATGTCCTGTCCGTAACACTTCTTTACATTATTTTTAGCCGTCATACCGCACTTGATGCGGTATCCAGTCTTTATTTTTCTGGATTCCTGCTTCCGCAGGAATGACAGAATCGTGTAAACTTATTTATGAGACACCACAATATCGGGGGAATGACAAGCTATGTGGTTTTACTTATGAACTCCTTAGTATATGATATTAGCCCGGATATGGATGTCATAAATTCTTCTGCTGCTTTTTCAATAGGATATTTTTCTGCCGTAAGTCTTGCCTTATATCCCATAGATTCGCCACTGGAAAGTGCAATGCCTATTTTTTCAGCCAAAGAAGCATAGTCAGTTAAGTTCTCCAGTACAAAGCCTTCCTCTCCATCCTGCATCAGTTCAGCCACTCCGTTGTTTCTGGTTGTGATAACAGGAAGTCCTGACGCCATTGCCTCAAGAGTTGCATTGCTGAACGGGTCATATATTGTCGGAAGCGCGAATATGTCAGCCGCTGCATAGAGTTTTTCTATTTCGCTCTGAGCATCAAGAAATATTATGCTGTTTTGAATGCCGCATTTTTTTGCAATGGAATTGAATTTATTAATGTTCCCTCTGCCGATAATCAGGAGTCTTAGGTTTTTTTCTGATTTTATTAGAGACATGGCGCGGAGAAGCGTCCCGAGCCCTTTTCTCTCAAACCCCGAGCCCACAAAGAGAATAACCTTTGCATCCTCGCTGATTGAAAGTTCCTTTCTTACCCGTGTTCTATGAAGTCCTGCATTCAGAGGTGAGAATCTTTTTATGTCTACGCCATTATAGATGACCTTTATCTTTTTCTCAGGGATGGCGTAATGTTTTATTATCTGGGATTTAACCATATTTGAATTTGCGATGATAAGTTTTGTGTCAGAGAATGCCTTTTTCTCAAGCCTCAGGAGCGCTATATGCAGCGGGTTAATCAGAAAGGTATATCTTTTCCACGACGGGTCTATTGTTTTTCTGAGCCTGAGCCATTCTATGTGGCATCCTTCTCCTGCCCTGTATATATCCTGGCAGGTTGTGCGCTCAAAACTTATAATGCAGTCAGCCTTAATTTTTTTTATTTCACGGCAGACATTCAGGTTGAACGTAATCATTGATAGAAACGAACTTAGCGAGATTGAATTTATTCTGTGAAAGGCTGCTTCGGGCGTTTCTGCCCATTTTCCTGCCATAATGTGGATGTCGGCTTTTCCTCTGAAGCGGCCTATAAGCGTCTTCATATAGTTCTCAGCGCCGCCGTAAATCAGAAAATTTTTCTTTATGAAAATAAGTTTCATGCCTGCTCTATATTATCAGATTCTATATTTTATGAGGTATAAATTAAGATATTAAGAGAATTGTATGTGCTATAATTGTAGAACTAAAAATGATATATTCTGCAAAAGTCCCGACCAGGTCGGGATAAGAGCGGCAGGTAAAGGATATTAAATTTTGATGTCAAAAGTTTATCTTATACTCTCTATTCACAACCATCAGCCTGTGGGGAATTTTGACCATGTGATTGAGGACGCGTATGAAAAGGCGTATCTGCCTTTTTTAAAGATGCTTGCTGCGCATCCAAAATTAAAGCTCGTTCTGCATTATTCGGGTAATCTGCTGGTATGGCTGGAGAAGAAACATCCCGAGGCGATTGATATGATAACTGCTCTGATACGGGCAGGAAGAGTTGAACTGCTTTCGGGAGGATTCTACGAGCCGGTTCTTTGCTCCCTGCCGGAAGATGACAGGGTTATGCAGATACGGGAAATGACTGCTTATATAAAAGATATGTTTGGATATACACCCAGAGGGATGTGGCTTGCGGAAAGAGTATGGGAGCCGCATCTGCCGAAATGTATCTCAAAGGCAGGCATTGAATACCTCCCGCTGGATGATTATCATTTCAAACTTGCAGGGGTTGATGACAGAGGCCTTCTGGGTTACCACATTACAGAGGAAAACGGTCTCATGATAAAAGTTTTTCCCGGCAGCGAGGAACTGAGATACAGTATTCCATTCAAGGATGTTGACGCTGTAATGGCATATCTTAAAGAGGTTTCTATGACTGGAGGATCCCCTCTTTTGACGTTGGCTGATGACGGAGAGAAGTTCGGCGTCTGGCCTGATACATTCAGCCATTGCTATAAAGACGGCTGGCTTGAAAATTTTTTCTCTGCGCTGGAAGAAAATTCCGACTGGATAGAGACCACAACCTTCAGCGAGTATCAGGAAAGATTCTATCCGGTTGGAAGGGTA from Nitrospirota bacterium includes the following:
- the lptC gene encoding LPS export ABC transporter periplasmic protein LptC, which encodes MKKKVLLLISLFLLSLVFLFFGNNRGLDKALLLKGGSFLEGLKIIHKKNGTSMWTLNASRADIIEGSDRVKLNDVVLRVENKDMTIYSPEGFYNMESRDLTLNGKIKAVSKGYTIITESVEWNQSKGEIKTKEAVKIESKKFNVEGVGMEADSEQKVRILKDVKATFFR
- the lptB gene encoding LPS export ABC transporter ATP-binding protein, which translates into the protein MHILEVKEITKNYGKRCVVRNLSLYVTTGEIVGLLGPNGAGKTTTFYMIVGMIKPENGSIFLDGEDIGQLPMYQKARRGIGYLPQEPSIFRKLTVRDNLRAVLEIKGYPDADIAGMVEDLLDEFNLRGFADRNGYRLSGGERRRTEIARALALKPTFILFDEPFTGIDPIAIIELKKMLTYLKNKGLGILITDHNVRDTLSITDRAYIINNSEVLAEGAPETIIANPQVKEAYLGEEFRL
- the rpoN gene encoding RNA polymerase factor sigma-54 is translated as MALEHKLSLRLSQKLILTPQLQLAIRLLQMPLIELSQTLAQELVENPFLEDVQEENAGEEFAEEERETAEADSELPGDDAESPLEKMILGSADFSVDEYFEERSSDGRDLGYFGQGTNTPVSFEQFASKTPDIYDHLLWQLRLSDVGEDIKFIGEYAIGNIDENGYLTATDEEIAASTNENILNVKKAVDVVQGFDPPGIGARDLKECMILQLKLLGLAGSLAERIVLNNMEELKKKNYQQIARLCNTSVDEVLAAVKVIEGLEPRPARNFFSTNTDYVIPDVFVVKTDEGYQIVLNEERLPKLKINSYYKKLLLQKNSFSREERQFLDEKLRSASWLLKSLDQRNRTIYRVTESIINFQRDFFDRGVQYMKPLNLKNVAVELSLHESTISRVTSNKYLSCGYGVFCLKFFFCSALQSDTGSVSSTSVKDLIKRIVSEEDHRKPLSDQRIVELLKSQNIVIARRTIAKYRDELKVPSQNQRKRSD
- the raiA gene encoding ribosome-associated translation inhibitor RaiA; this translates as MNIIVNGRHLDLTPALKNYAEEKIKKFERYSSNITEAVVTLSIEKYRHKAEVLLKANGVMIQAEGVTAEIYSSIDEVVEKLEKQVKKYKEKLVSHRKGEGKNIEEASQEAPQETGGIIKRKRFDMKPMGSDEAVMQMELIDKDFFVFTNEVSGDINVVYRRRDGNFGLIEPVK
- the rapZ gene encoding RNase adapter RapZ, whose protein sequence is MKLKLTIVIITGLSGSGKTVALRALEDSGFFCVDNLPVTLINLFVSRLPKKGNITKIGVGIDIREQAFLSSMNSALWLLKKKYRTEIVFLEAEKGILVRRFKETRRPHPLSSGSADLDASIEKEKEMLLPLRREADRVIDTSSYTPHQLRHLITSLYSNTRKSRAMALTFISFGYKFGVPQNIDLLFDVRFIPNPNFIPELKELRGIDHAVKKFIFEKPQTKEFIKRLKGLLDFLIPLYIKEGKAYLTVGIGCTGGRHRSPAITEKIAMLIKKHPVEISAVHRDI
- a CDS encoding YdcF family protein → MFRCFKVLIIFAVLLGVLYLGHGLILGKAGKYLYYKDELKPADVIVVLAGEETERVEHGVKLFKEGWSRKDRMILTGGPLVWKYTWATLMQEHAVHLGVPKSAILLADKSKTTEEDALFTKELMDKHGYKSCIIVTSPYHSRRALKIFKRGMGDKIKIISAPAEESWFRFDEWWKRERDRARVLDEYSKFIWLLIFGFKNEAPA
- a CDS encoding Trm112 family protein, giving the protein MGISKELLEILACPACKNEVHLTEDGKWLVCSRCKLKYPVREDIPVMLIDKAEPLEE
- a CDS encoding glycosyltransferase family 4 protein yields the protein MKLIFIKKNFLIYGGAENYMKTLIGRFRGKADIHIMAGKWAETPEAAFHRINSISLSSFLSMITFNLNVCREIKKIKADCIISFERTTCQDIYRAGEGCHIEWLRLRKTIDPSWKRYTFLINPLHIALLRLEKKAFSDTKLIIANSNMVKSQIIKHYAIPEKKIKVIYNGVDIKRFSPLNAGLHRTRVRKELSISEDAKVILFVGSGFERKGLGTLLRAMSLIKSEKNLRLLIIGRGNINKFNSIAKKCGIQNSIIFLDAQSEIEKLYAAADIFALPTIYDPFSNATLEAMASGLPVITTRNNGVAELMQDGEEGFVLENLTDYASLAEKIGIALSSGESMGYKARLTAEKYPIEKAAEEFMTSISGLISYTKEFISKTT